The Rissa tridactyla isolate bRisTri1 chromosome 1, bRisTri1.patW.cur.20221130, whole genome shotgun sequence DNA segment aaaaaggaagaaaaaaaggagaaaagagaaaaaagaaagaaaaaaaggaaaagagggggaaaagggggtaaACAGTCTTATTTCTAACAAGTACCACCTTGTTAATGTGGTAAGATGCTACCCAGTCCTTTTTATCAATTTTACTGGATAGCACTGAAGCACTGATACATGACCTGGGAACACAGACAAGATATTGACTACTTATCAATCACGATGAATAATTTCCTCATTCGCTTTTGAGAACACATTCCCCAGACTGGTAACAGTGAGGGTGCCTGTGTGTTCacggaatatggttggttttcttCACCCCTTGACCTTACTCTTTATTTAATTACAATTGTAACAAGTCTGAGGTTTTAGCAATTTTAACCTCTGCTAACCTCAGTGGTGCCTAGCTACAAACTTTCATTATAGTCAATAATACACTGCCAACGTGGACAACAATTAGGGTACTGAAAACTTACAATGTAGCCAGACATACAGTTAACTTTTTTAATTATAATCATgtaatttctttcaaattaaatttatagGCATAGTCTCTGTGCTATTCCAGCAGGAGCACTTCCACTTTCGACTTCTTAAAAATTATCACCCCTTACTCTGCAAATGGTGacggataggataggataggataggataggataggataggataggataggataggataggataggataggataggatagttCAGGGCGCTACAataatcatcgagtccaactgcaAAGCAGCTTCCTTCATTTAATCTACCATATCGTATTGTTggaaccacaaaaaaaataaagccagatGGATAAAGCTGGATGGTGCTGGGGCAGAGAGGACTGGGAAAGAGACAGATGTGGATGGATACTGAGAGCAATTAAAATTTGTGAGTGAAGGAAAAGCATATATAAGTGTGTTTATACATATGGaatgtgtacatatatgtgtgtatatacgtTCATACCTACATCATTATGCTATGAATATTTCTTGTACCTACCATGTTTTACCTCCTGTGTAGTGATTCTGAAACACCTATGAAACTCCTTTGTGCCACACTCAAATACCTGAATTTTCAGTTCAGACCGATTTGTCTGGTAACGTTTACAGAAGTGTATTGGACTAGCCAGACTCCATTATCAAGGGCAGAGGAAAAGATGCTATGACAACACAGAAGCAAAAACCATAGGAATCTGCATGTTTTATTTGTGAATGCATAGAAAAGATGACTTCTGAAATACTAGAACAGCAAGACTCTGCAATACTTGACACCATCAAGCAAGAAGTTAAAGTGAATTTTAATTTCCCAACTAGAAAACTTCATTGAATCAACTAAATTCTAGTTATTTTTGACCTCCTAATCCCCCTCATGTGTATTCCTCTACAGATTCCACCTTCTTTTTATCATCAAACACAAAATGCTTGTCCTTAAATTCCCCAAACCATACAAGCATGTTTCCTACAGGCATCTCGCCGGTTACAAAGCTGCCCCAGCTTGACAGCCGCTCCTTTTCCCCCAGCTGTTTTAGTCCCCCAAAAACTCCAGGAAACTTTCCCCGGTGCCAGCACTCTCCATGTATTTGGAAAATGGGAGGGCAGACTTCCCAGGAACATCCACCAgattctctttgctttttccaaGCTCTCCATCATCCTCTACTCCAGGCTTTCCTCAAATTCataaagcaaacaaggaaaattgAGAATGTAAATGACAATTAAACTAATTTATTAAATATCCTATTTTTATGCCATGCATCAGGCTTATCTTCTTAGCACTTTTGGTTTATTCATCTCATACTTACAGAGGTAGGGCTCTCAGATATCTAATACAGTATTAGGATTTTTAGAGTATATCCTAGTAAGACCAATGACAGAGTATATTAACATCACTTCTTTAATAAAAGGCTCTTCAAAGCTTATCTTTGAATACTAACTCAGGTTCCGCCTTCCACATTTCTTAAAAGTAAAAACCTGCAGTATTCCATGAAAGCAttacaaaataaactattttactGGAAATACCAAGTcgagggagggggaaaaattaTTATAGgctgtcttgttttgttttttaagattatAGGTCTTGTGAttagttttaaatgaaagctttattTACCTTAGCAGAGCCTTTTTTCTGATTTGTGCAGTTACTTCTCTATAAAGTCAATTCATAAGCCCCTCATTATAACAGCATGTAACAGACTGCTTACAACACGTAGTTTAAGAGGAAGGCTTGTAAAGCTGTTTCCACTGGAATTGCGGTATCTGATTGCTAAGGCCTCTTGACAAGTGTCCAGAGGAATCAGCACAcagagctggggaagagcaggagagaaagaatttaaatactaaaaaaaaatattaaatgctaaGAGTATTAGCACTTACAAAACAGTCCAAAAAAACTACACTACCTTAAAAGAACTTCAGGATAATTTAGTCTTTATCAAAAAAGAATGTGTCACAGCTCTCTTGTGCAATGTGGTGGCTCTTAAAAGAGCCTTTAGGGTGCAGGGATGAAGGATCACAGAGGGGTGGGTCCCTGTAGCAGAAACCTCAGGCGCGCTCACCGCGGATGCGTCGGGCCAGCTGGATGTCCTTGGGCATGATGGTGACACGCTTGGCGTGGATGGCGCAGAGGTTGGTGTCCTCGAAGAGCCCCACCAGGTAGGCCTCGCTGGCCTCCTGCAGCGCCATGACAGCCGAGCTCTGGAAGCGCAGGTCGGTCTTGAAGTCCTGCGCGATCTCGCGCACCAGGCGCTGGAAGGGCAGCTTGCGGATCAGCAGCTCCGTCGACTTCTGGTAGCGCCGGATCTCGCGCAGCGCCACCGTGCCGGGCCGGTAGCGGTGCGGCTTCTTCACGCCGCCCGTGGCCGGCGCGCTCTTGCGGGCCGCCTTGGTGGCCAGCTGCTTGCGGGGCGCCTTCCCGCCCGTCGACTTACGCGCTGTCTGCTTCGTACGCGCCATCGCTCTCAGGCAGCAGAGCCGCTTCCTAGGACCTGTACAGTGCAATGACACCGCTCCGCAGCCGTGGCGGCTTTTATAGCATGTTCTCCTCTCTGATTGGCTGGCAGCAACGCTCCTTTGTTAATTGGATGCTTTCAAATTCGAAAAGCCCGCCTCGAAAGCGCGCGTTTTCGCCAAGCGCACAAcggccctccccccgcccccctccttGCACCCGCCGCCCTCCTTTTCGGTTTTATCTCTTTCTTATGGCGATTTTCGTAGCCTGTCTTGAAATTGAATAACGTTAGCGAAAAATTATTCAAAAGGGAAACGGGTAATTGCAAAGTTACCCTGTCCTGAATGCATGTaagagttattttttattttgttgtaattCCCCAATACTTGAGCTTTGAAAAACAAACGTTGTATGTTTTTTCCTCAGTAGAAGTCCTTGTAAccgtattttgggttttttttttttaacatagagtaattttcatttggaaagagtAGAAAGTAATACCGTAGCTGGTACAGTAAATGCGTTTGGATTGAGATGAATCACACGTGAAAATGCTCTAATTCAAGAGTTGGTGTTTTCAACGACTCTGAATTCCTTTTGCCGTAAGAAGCATTCCCAGGCTGTAGCTTGCTGAAACACAAACTTTGTCGTCTGCGTGTTTTCCGTTTTTTCCCCTACTACggatttctgctgtgttttcctaGCCAGGAGCTAGGAAAGCTAGAGCCCAAGTAGGAAAAAGCTTTAGGGTGAGGGGAGGAGTGGTGCTGACGCTAGGTAAGAACTGCTCCAGCTTCAGGAGCTCTGAGCTTCAAACACCCAGCATATACACAAAGAATAATAGACAACTCTGtaaaaaacacacttttaaagGACAGATTTAGGATCATCCCAGCATTTAAAGTTCTATGAGACAGGGGCTCAGGGGGCGACCAGCTGTGACACCTACCGCTCCCATATGTTTCCATGGGCTAAGCATAATTACAGGGattaacataatttaaaaaccagtatgtatttatttctgttactgttAATTCAATTAGTGAAAAACAGGCCAACGAGAGATGCCCGCAGGGCGATGCATAGCTGCCTGAGCCGGGCCAGCTCGAAACAGGAGTGTAAGTTTACGGTGTTTTACTCATCGGATTTTAATTACGCTGATACTGACATCAATAGCATTTTATGTTTCCTAACCTACTTATCTAGGATAGCCCCCCCAACCATAGTAGCAATACACATATAGCTAGTTATCAAACGTCTAACGGTCTTAAGAACTACCTATAAAGCAACTTAATAAAATACATGATTAACGAAAACTAAGTTATTAACATTTACTCTCATTTTACCGATTTTGCAGCAATACAGCTCTTTTCCAGTTCAAGTGGGTGGCTCTTAGAAGAGCCTTTGGGTTCTCGAGATAGTCTGGGGGGAGGCAAGAAGCTTTAGCCGCCGAAGCCGTAGAGGGTGCGCCCCTGTCTCTTGAGAGCGTAGACCACGTCCATGGCCGTGACCGTCTTCCTCTTGGCGTGCTCAGTGTAGGTGACGGCGTCGCGGATCACGTTCTCCAGGAAGACCTTGAGAACGCCGCGCGTCTCCTCGTAGATGAGCCCCGAGATGCGCTTGACACCGCCGCGCCGAGCCAGGCGGCGGATGGCCGGCTTGGTGATGCCCTGGATGTTGTCGCGCAGCACCTTGCGGTGGCGCTTGGCACCCCCCTTGCCGAGCCCCTTCCCGCCCTTGCCTCTGCCAGACATGACCGCAATACTACTACCGCTGCTACTAAGCTCGGAAAGCAGTGACAGTGAGGCGGCGTGTGGTCTTTTATATGTTAGGAGCCGACCTGATTGGGGACTGCCGCGAGGAGGGGCGGGGTTCCcgccatttttttctgtttccgtCACAAGAACGTGACGATACATCGCTTGCCGTTACCTGTTAAACAGCGCTGTACAGTCtacaaagtaaacaaaaaaattacacgccccgaaaaaaaaataaattccaacgACGTACACGTGCGGAACAattgtaaagctttttttctctcttctggcgTTTGTATAAACCCGTTTGCTGGgcgcgtgtgtgtgtattttattttcttgcaatgGGCTGAGGCTTGTTTGGATTACTTTAAATTCTCATAattttcatgctgctcttcattAACCGTTCAGTTTTATTTGTATTCAAAGTTCTGTcgtttttttcttcagaagttttaaTGTTCTTAAGTCTCTTACTGGCTCTAGGGAGTTTTCCACAATATCTGTGCTGTCAGGTTTTCTAAtatattggttttgtattttgctttccaCCTCCTCTTTCTTTAATGGGAAGTTTGATactcttttctgatttttatatgGGCAATTTTGAATCTGTAAACACATATTAACCAGAAGGTGGAATATAATCTTTTTTATAGTGTTACCTTTGTATTAGATTGAAACTTTTAATAATTTTGCTCATTTTGAGTTACTGCTGTGggacttttttccttattttttacaaaatgtcCTTTAGTATAACCATAGATTTACATTTTGCTACCCTAATTAGTAAGAAAATAGCCTTTCTCTTGTACTGCAGATCAAGTTTTCAAGCTTTAGCTGTTGTTTTATGGGTCTAAATGTACACTGGAAACAGGCAAGGTTCTGAATTAGTATTTATGAAAGAAAGGCGCAATGCTTGTCTAAGGATGTTACAAATGTCACAGTGTAAGAACAGCCCTAGCCGGAATAACTGCTAGATTAATAGATAAAGaatgatttcatttatttctggggggggaaaaaaaaaaaaaagaagaaaaaaacccctgtaatttgattttcttctgttcttttataTAGGAAATGCAAGCATAATTCCTACATACTCTTTTAAACTGTGCCGTATTAGAACATATAGTAAGTAGTTTATCTCTGTTGTTTTACTAAACTGGGAAGGGGTAGCTTCCCTCAGTCTATTTAATAATTAGTTCAACCATAAAACCAAAGGAGTGTTTTGCTCTCTATGGTCatattaaaagcttaaaataggAGCTCATTATTCTGACATCTCACTATTGGTTTTAGTACTGTCTCTAGATGTTTTCATGGTCAAATTATGTCTTTTTGGGTGTCGGGTTTGGGGGTTAggttattgtttttgttttggtaggggttttttttgagaagaggATAACAAATATGACTtagatgaaaattttcttttccctagcTAATCTGCATCACTTCAGAAAAGTAATATATTAATAAACATGGGAATGAtctttgctttttcattcttCCACTAGAAAGCAGCCCTCATCAAACTCTTATCCTTCTCCTGGCAGAGGCATTCACAGCTTTACCTCGGCTGTAGCAACTGTGCTTCCTGTTGCAGAGCTGCAAATAAATGAATGCATAGGTATAACGGGGAATCTCCTTAGATTTGGTGAAGTCCTAAGcattcctccttcctcttcctgggAGGAGTGAACGTGTGAGCTGAGTATGATACCTGggctttaaaaatttattatgcTTGCTGCAGTTGTTGCTTATATAGAACTTTCAGTTCACAAAGCAGTACACAAACTCAATCCTTTTCTGCTGTAACTAGCCTAAAGAAGGATTTCAGAAtagttttggaggtttttttaaattattactttcttttcttcacttaCTGGTATCTCACTAAAGGCAGAACACCAAATCCCAATACCCCTCTCTTTCtgttccccagcccctgccataCTTATTAGTGACAGTGCTCAAGCAAGGGcacttaaaattttgtttagTTGGAACTTTGCATTATGGGCTAAGGACAGATTCACAACAAGGTGGAACCAAGGCAGATTTAATGCTGCGACACAGAGGCAAATGACTAAGCCTCTAATGTACTGAGAACACTTGCTGTCTATCCCCATGATTTTTAGACTCAGCTTGGGGTTTCCATTTGTATGTTTTCGGATGCCTTGCTTATATTCTGGTTTTGCATCCTCTAGGTAACTAAGATGATGTTTTTTCAGATGTGTTTAAAGTCTGGTACAATAAGATAGGGCTCTTGTAGGGTATTGGGTCTGTATCAAAAATCTCAGGGTAATTAAAATACACAGTTATTAATTTAATCCTGACTTTAAAAACttcattaattaaattaaatgctaATACAAATTCAGGCTTCAAGTTTTAGATCAATAGtagcaaaaaaaattactgacAGACATTGTATTGTAAGAATATACAAATGAAATTCTGGAAcgatattaatatttttcaaactaGTAGTTTTGAATTTTGTATGAGTATTGGACAGGTTTTCATATTCCTTGTGCTTTC contains these protein-coding regions:
- the LOC128904641 gene encoding histone H3 is translated as MARTKQTARKSTGGKAPRKQLATKAARKSAPATGGVKKPHRYRPGTVALREIRRYQKSTELLIRKLPFQRLVREIAQDFKTDLRFQSSAVMALQEASEAYLVGLFEDTNLCAIHAKRVTIMPKDIQLARRIRGERA
- the LOC128904663 gene encoding histone H4; translation: MSGRGKGGKGLGKGGAKRHRKVLRDNIQGITKPAIRRLARRGGVKRISGLIYEETRGVLKVFLENVIRDAVTYTEHAKRKTVTAMDVVYALKRQGRTLYGFGG